The following are encoded together in the Thunnus thynnus chromosome 15, fThuThy2.1, whole genome shotgun sequence genome:
- the LOC137198676 gene encoding zymogen granule membrane protein 16-like, whose product MHYIALFVLLTASVLADNPPQYYSFSPAVGSGSGSAYSLTGEGRITAVRVWEAYNNYIYGFQFRYGFIWSPVVGSRSGTPQEMELYEGEAIIQISGKYAHYVQWVVFTTNRGRTLFVGQPTGHSFNMYPAHSEAELRFISGRVHRAITSIGAHWAVVNPAEKSTTEH is encoded by the exons ATGCATTACATTGCCCTCTTCGTTCTGCTCACAGCCTCTGTCTTGGCTGACA ACCCACCTCAGTACTACTCCTTCTCCCCAGCGGTGGGGTCAGGAAGTGGCAGCGCATACAGTCTCACTGGAGAGGGACGGATCACAGCTGTCCGAGTCTGGGAGGCCTACAACAACTACATCTATGG CTTCCAGTTCCGCTACGGCTTCATCTGGTCCCCTGTTGTTGGCTCCCGATCTGGCACCCCCCAAGAGATGGAGTTATATGAGGGTGAAGCCATCATCCAGATTTCTGGGAAATACGCTCACTATGTGCAGTGGGTAGTGTTCACCACTAACAGAGGTCGCACGCTGTTTGTGGGCCAACCCACTGGCCATTCTTTCAACATGTATCCTGCCCACAGCGAGGCCGAGCTGCGTTTCATCAGTGGCAGAGTTCACAGAGCCATCACCTCCATTGGAGCCCACTGGGCTGTTGTCAATCCGGCTGAAAAGAGCACCACCGAGCACTGA